A window of Microcystis aeruginosa FD4 contains these coding sequences:
- a CDS encoding Uma2 family endonuclease has product MQVQIEKRYYTPEEYCQLEETAEYKNEYLDGEIIPMTGATTNHNLIAGNFYKNFPTKIDHEDYWAFMSDVRLWMPTYRFYTYPDVMVIKGNPLYEGKGTNTVTNALIIVEVLSKSTRDYDRTDKFKFYRSIPDFKEYILIDQYRYYLEQFYQQNNGEWLFKVYESDKEALRFYSVDFQISLLDIYQRIDFTLSEE; this is encoded by the coding sequence ATGCAAGTTCAAATCGAAAAACGGTATTATACACCTGAAGAATATTGTCAGTTAGAAGAAACAGCAGAATACAAAAATGAATATCTGGATGGAGAAATTATTCCTATGACGGGAGCAACAACCAATCATAATCTAATTGCTGGTAATTTTTATAAAAATTTTCCGACTAAGATTGATCATGAAGATTATTGGGCTTTTATGAGTGATGTACGGTTATGGATGCCGACATATCGCTTTTATACTTATCCTGATGTAATGGTGATTAAAGGCAACCCATTATATGAAGGAAAAGGCACAAATACTGTAACTAATGCGTTAATTATTGTCGAAGTTTTATCGAAATCAACTAGAGATTATGACCGCACTGATAAGTTTAAATTTTATCGCTCAATTCCTGACTTTAAGGAATATATTTTAATCGATCAATACCGTTATTATCTCGAACAATTTTATCAACAAAATAATGGGGAATGGTTGTTTAAAGTTTATGAATCGGACAAGGAAGCTTTAAGGTTTTATTCTGTGGATTTTCAAATTTCCCTGCTGGATATTTATCAACGAATTGATTTTACTTTAAGTGAAGAATAA
- a CDS encoding HepT-like ribonuclease domain-containing protein has product MHVSQITRFRTPPERLQIQEYSQGGKQEFFANSMMSDAIIRRLQTLAESTQRLSEELKANIPDVDWRNISGFRNILVHDYLGGIDLNTVWDVVENYLDNLREQILRHLESVNT; this is encoded by the coding sequence ATCCATGTCTCTCAGATTACCAGATTTCGTACCCCCCCTGAACGGTTACAAATTCAGGAGTATTCCCAAGGAGGAAAACAGGAGTTTTTTGCTAATTCAATGATGAGCGATGCTATCATTAGACGCTTACAAACTTTGGCAGAATCAACTCAACGGCTTTCGGAGGAATTAAAGGCAAATATTCCCGATGTTGACTGGCGTAATATTTCTGGTTTTAGGAATATTTTAGTACATGATTATTTAGGAGGAATTGACCTTAATACAGTTTGGGATGTGGTAGAGAATTATTTGGATAATTTAAGAGAACAGATTTTAAGGCATTTAGAATCAGTCAATACTTAA
- the tnpC gene encoding IS66 family transposase, with amino-acid sequence MDEKQLLEMSGIDAEDWEQTPASVRRLVVQLGLKIEQLEQHLKELQDSKEGLEEKVNRNSQNSHSSPASDSPNVEKTKKKKPTGKKRGGQPGHPGHSRSLYPVEACDSVTNHYPKTCPCCGEPLQGVDPSPYRHQVVEIPPIKLQIAEHRLHQLTCTRCGQTSRATLPEEVEASGYGETVVAIVSVLSGMYRHSVRMVVSAMSDLFGVKISLGTVNRLRKEASEAVSASVEEVKAYIQAAPIVGADETGFGQGNADGENPQSKRAWLWVAVTPLVSFFCVELSRSTAAAQGLLGENFEGILNSDRYKAYNWVDVDRRQLCWAHLKREFTKISERSGVSRQLGRDLLAQQKKLFRLWHRVRDGTLSRTQFQSLVSPIRERVRSLLSSGADYQIGSREKTPLAKTVRTCRQLLKVESALWLFVTVEGLEPTNNAAERAIRQAVLWRRTSFGSQSEAGSIFVARMLTVVTSLRSQNRNVLEFMTDAVRASRKGSASPSLLPQESTSTGSIPLAA; translated from the coding sequence ATGGATGAGAAGCAGCTACTAGAGATGTCAGGAATAGACGCAGAGGATTGGGAGCAGACCCCAGCCAGCGTCAGACGGCTAGTAGTGCAGTTAGGCTTGAAGATAGAGCAACTAGAGCAACACCTCAAAGAATTACAAGACTCAAAAGAGGGGCTAGAAGAGAAAGTCAATCGAAACTCACAGAACTCCCATAGCTCTCCTGCCTCAGACTCTCCCAACGTCGAGAAGACCAAGAAAAAAAAACCAACAGGAAAAAAGCGAGGGGGGCAACCCGGACACCCAGGTCATAGTCGTTCCCTGTATCCAGTGGAAGCGTGTGATAGCGTCACCAACCACTATCCTAAAACTTGCCCCTGTTGTGGCGAACCCCTACAAGGAGTTGACCCCAGCCCCTACCGCCATCAAGTAGTAGAAATTCCCCCGATTAAGCTCCAAATCGCGGAGCATCGCCTACACCAACTAACTTGCACTCGCTGCGGCCAGACAAGCAGAGCCACTCTACCAGAAGAGGTAGAAGCCAGTGGCTACGGCGAAACAGTGGTAGCCATCGTCTCAGTGCTGAGCGGGATGTACCGTCATTCAGTAAGGATGGTGGTTTCGGCGATGTCGGACTTGTTTGGGGTGAAAATCTCTCTGGGGACAGTCAATCGTCTGAGAAAAGAAGCCAGTGAGGCGGTCTCAGCCTCAGTAGAGGAGGTCAAAGCCTACATTCAAGCTGCGCCGATAGTGGGAGCCGATGAGACAGGTTTCGGACAAGGAAATGCCGATGGGGAAAATCCTCAGTCCAAGAGAGCCTGGTTGTGGGTGGCCGTCACTCCCTTGGTCAGCTTCTTTTGTGTGGAGTTGTCGCGCTCGACGGCGGCGGCTCAAGGGTTATTGGGAGAGAACTTCGAGGGGATTCTCAACAGCGATCGCTATAAGGCCTACAATTGGGTCGATGTTGACCGAAGACAACTGTGTTGGGCACATCTCAAGCGAGAGTTCACCAAAATCTCTGAACGCAGTGGAGTCTCCCGTCAACTAGGACGAGATTTGCTCGCCCAACAGAAAAAGTTGTTTCGCCTCTGGCATCGAGTCCGAGATGGGACTTTGAGCCGGACTCAGTTTCAGTCATTAGTGTCGCCAATTCGAGAACGAGTCAGAAGTTTACTCTCTTCAGGAGCGGATTATCAGATTGGCTCCAGGGAGAAGACTCCTTTGGCTAAAACCGTTCGCACCTGCCGGCAACTGCTGAAGGTGGAGTCCGCCCTATGGCTGTTCGTCACGGTGGAGGGGTTAGAGCCAACGAACAATGCGGCTGAGAGAGCCATTCGCCAGGCTGTCCTCTGGCGGCGCACTAGCTTTGGCTCTCAAAGTGAGGCGGGTAGTATTTTTGTGGCGCGGATGCTGACGGTAGTCACCAGTCTGCGTTCTCAGAACCGCAATGTCTTGGAATTCATGACCGACGCTGTTCGAGCCTCTAGGAAAGGTAGTGCTTCTCCTTCTCTGCTACCCCAGGAGAGTACTTCTACAGGGTCAATACCACTGGCTGCTTGA
- a CDS encoding nucleotidyltransferase family protein, with translation MTLKQLIQDKREDILKIATKHGAFNVRVFGSVARGEETENSDIDFLIDYDLAKTSPWFPGGLLVDLEDLLGCKVDVVTEKSLHHLIKQRILKEAIKL, from the coding sequence ATGACCCTAAAACAACTCATACAAGACAAACGAGAGGATATCCTAAAAATTGCCACCAAACATGGTGCTTTTAATGTGCGTGTATTTGGTTCCGTTGCTAGAGGTGAGGAAACCGAAAATAGTGATATTGATTTTTTAATTGATTATGATTTAGCTAAAACATCCCCTTGGTTTCCCGGTGGATTATTAGTTGATTTAGAGGATCTCTTAGGGTGTAAAGTGGATGTAGTAACTGAAAAAAGCCTTCATCATCTAATTAAACAGCGAATCTTAAAGGAGGCAATTAAGTTATGA
- a CDS encoding type II toxin-antitoxin system RelE family toxin translates to MIYKVCLTAKANKVYSEADSVLRKRIAKCLKILQETPKNHPQIKALKGEFAGKYRFRVGDYRVIYIVDDSQSQVIVLLIEHRSQAYR, encoded by the coding sequence ATGATTTATAAAGTCTGTTTAACAGCTAAAGCTAATAAAGTTTATTCTGAAGCTGATTCAGTCTTGAGAAAGAGGATTGCTAAGTGTTTAAAGATTCTTCAAGAAACGCCCAAAAATCACCCTCAAATTAAAGCATTAAAGGGAGAATTTGCTGGGAAGTATCGCTTCCGAGTCGGAGACTATCGGGTTATTTATATCGTTGATGATAGTCAATCTCAAGTTATTGTCTTACTCATTGAACATCGCAGTCAAGCTTACCGCTAA
- a CDS encoding DUF3368 domain-containing protein, translating into MSRLGFLEKFLDSHDNFYLPVTVQQEINAKQDQSSETLNKLIDQQKLTMLNIQLISLANSLNERLGKGESDAITLGIELQTDYIVLDDFAARKEAIRLGLNVKGTLAVIRKLLKEEKIEIENLESFYQRLGEINFRVKREIFESIFSNKSL; encoded by the coding sequence TTGTCTCGGTTAGGATTTTTAGAAAAATTCCTAGATTCTCATGATAACTTTTATTTACCTGTAACCGTACAACAAGAAATTAATGCCAAACAAGATCAATCTTCAGAGACTCTTAATAAGCTGATCGATCAACAGAAATTAACCATGCTAAATATTCAATTAATCTCTCTAGCAAATAGTTTAAATGAACGTTTAGGGAAAGGTGAATCTGATGCCATCACTTTAGGAATAGAATTACAAACCGATTATATCGTCCTTGATGACTTTGCCGCAAGAAAAGAAGCAATACGTTTAGGATTGAATGTTAAAGGAACTTTAGCGGTTATTCGTAAACTTCTCAAAGAAGAAAAGATAGAAATTGAAAATTTGGAGAGTTTTTATCAAAGACTTGGAGAAATTAACTTTAGAGTCAAGCGTGAAATATTTGAGAGCATTTTTAGTAATAAGAGCTTGTAG
- a CDS encoding UPF0175 family protein, translating to MNTSTTFQEIAAEIQLFDNIEQKEQFIFVVGALVSRIISLHKAAEVMEMDTEMFLKILELMGIDFSYLTTEDIDREKNW from the coding sequence ATGAATACTTCGACCACTTTTCAAGAAATCGCCGCCGAAATTCAATTATTTGATAATATTGAACAAAAAGAACAATTTATTTTTGTAGTGGGTGCTTTAGTTTCTCGTATCATCAGTCTTCATAAAGCAGCAGAAGTAATGGAAATGGATACAGAAATGTTCTTGAAAATTTTAGAATTAATGGGAATCGATTTTTCTTATCTTACTACGGAAGACATAGATAGAGAAAAAAATTGGTAA
- a CDS encoding Bpu10I family restriction endonuclease, giving the protein MSKTSRNPLVHGSNLEQKENHPQKYKDAESKRFLGEIREKYDQWCSINYKLVGPTSIATERDNKILQRRVKLLSIYKDFIDQQQYAEKFDSRSNLHSTVLEEFLYYLFKDLIGDFGENTLIGKSHTFKDIFFVPPSYSEMLKRPYARIEKKDHDFVIGTTIKASLESSYPLAQNNPTEQLSSFSPKDDPDSYSEVKITNNTETHIFDLPVIVIECKTYLDKTMLEGSSRAAEDLKARNPNSLYIVVMEWIKLSDDVNLRKYKVDQIYVLRQQRNTDRELRYKENYVKNSINPLVIQHLFNAVREHLTMDWTGGIEHGIQRGWLI; this is encoded by the coding sequence ATGTCCAAAACCAGTAGAAATCCTCTAGTTCACGGTTCTAATCTTGAACAAAAGGAAAACCACCCTCAAAAGTATAAAGATGCTGAAAGTAAGCGATTTCTTGGTGAAATACGAGAAAAATATGATCAGTGGTGTAGCATTAATTATAAATTAGTCGGACCGACTTCAATAGCAACAGAGCGAGACAATAAAATTTTGCAAAGACGAGTTAAACTGCTGTCAATTTATAAAGATTTTATCGATCAACAACAATACGCAGAAAAATTTGACTCTCGTTCCAATCTTCATTCAACGGTACTTGAGGAATTTTTGTACTATTTATTTAAAGATTTAATTGGTGATTTTGGTGAGAATACTTTAATTGGTAAATCACACACTTTCAAAGACATTTTCTTTGTTCCTCCCAGTTATTCAGAAATGCTCAAGCGTCCTTACGCTCGTATTGAGAAAAAGGATCATGATTTTGTTATCGGTACAACAATTAAAGCATCTCTAGAATCATCTTATCCCCTGGCACAAAATAATCCGACAGAGCAGTTATCATCTTTTTCACCAAAAGATGATCCAGATAGTTATTCTGAGGTGAAAATCACCAATAATACTGAAACACATATTTTCGATCTGCCAGTGATTGTTATCGAATGCAAAACTTATTTAGATAAAACTATGCTGGAAGGTTCTTCACGAGCAGCAGAAGACTTAAAAGCACGCAATCCTAATAGTTTATATATTGTAGTGATGGAATGGATTAAACTATCAGATGATGTCAATTTAAGGAAATATAAAGTCGATCAGATTTATGTACTTCGTCAACAAAGAAATACTGATCGCGAATTACGATATAAAGAAAATTATGTCAAAAATTCAATTAATCCTCTAGTTATACAACACCTTTTTAATGCAGTAAGAGAACATTTAACAATGGATTGGACCGGTGGAATTGAACATGGCATTCAGAGAGGTTGGTTAATTTAA
- a CDS encoding DNA cytosine methyltransferase, with protein sequence MFIQQPIAIDIFAGAGGFGLGFKMAGYSVPLALEIDAWACDTLRYNHPKMLVLQHDIRDYCTEDSVKKVCIFKPDVIIGGPPCQGFSIAGPAHKDPQDPRNSLFLEFARWIDYLKPKAFIIENVKGILSRKNSDNLKVIDIIQSTFIELGYFVEVWLINALNYGVPQSRERVFIVGNTSGKKIGIPTISHSLKLYNDRGNRQLSLLETETLNPAINLWDAISDLPLLNAREGQEEQSYICDPQNSYQTWIRDNSDVLYNHVAMEHSARLVERFKHIKWGESSSDVPQEHKPRRRSSNGELSSHCYDQNNRRLNPYEPSHTITASFYANFLHPFQNRNLTAREGARLQSFPDQYRFLGKKTVVSQKLLHREKRFDEKFLCQYNQIGNAVPPLLARSIALHIKEKLNLCPKPVEIL encoded by the coding sequence ATGTTCATACAACAACCAATAGCAATTGATATATTTGCTGGAGCCGGTGGGTTCGGACTAGGATTTAAAATGGCAGGTTATTCAGTGCCGTTAGCACTGGAAATAGATGCTTGGGCTTGTGATACTTTGCGTTACAATCATCCCAAAATGCTAGTTCTTCAACATGATATTCGTGATTATTGTACTGAAGATAGTGTCAAGAAAGTGTGTATTTTTAAACCAGACGTTATTATTGGTGGTCCACCCTGTCAAGGATTCAGTATTGCTGGTCCGGCACATAAAGATCCTCAGGATCCGAGGAATAGTTTGTTTTTAGAGTTTGCTCGTTGGATAGATTACCTAAAACCGAAAGCTTTCATTATAGAGAATGTCAAAGGAATTTTATCTCGCAAAAATAGCGACAATTTAAAAGTTATAGACATTATACAAAGCACCTTTATTGAGCTTGGTTATTTTGTAGAGGTATGGTTAATAAATGCGCTTAATTATGGCGTTCCTCAGTCCAGAGAAAGAGTTTTTATTGTGGGAAATACCAGTGGAAAAAAGATTGGAATCCCCACTATTAGTCATTCGTTAAAGTTATACAATGATAGAGGTAATCGTCAACTTTCCTTGTTAGAAACAGAGACCTTAAATCCTGCTATTAATCTCTGGGATGCTATCTCAGATTTACCTTTATTAAATGCGAGAGAAGGACAAGAAGAACAGTCGTATATTTGTGACCCTCAAAACAGCTATCAAACATGGATAAGGGATAATAGTGATGTATTATATAATCATGTAGCTATGGAACATTCAGCAAGACTTGTTGAACGTTTTAAACATATTAAATGGGGAGAATCTAGTTCTGATGTACCCCAAGAACATAAACCTAGACGAAGAAGTAGCAATGGGGAGTTATCTTCCCATTGCTATGATCAAAATAATCGTCGTTTAAATCCCTACGAACCATCTCATACAATTACAGCTTCATTTTATGCTAATTTTCTGCATCCTTTCCAAAATCGTAATTTAACTGCTCGTGAGGGTGCGCGATTACAATCTTTTCCCGATCAATACCGTTTTCTTGGCAAAAAAACCGTGGTTTCTCAAAAGTTATTACATAGAGAAAAAAGATTTGACGAAAAATTCCTTTGTCAGTACAATCAAATAGGTAATGCTGTACCACCTCTCCTCGCTCGTTCCATAGCATTACATATTAAAGAAAAGTTAAATTTATGTCCAAAACCAGTAGAAATCCTCTAG
- a CDS encoding DUF3352 domain-containing protein, translated as MKLRSFFYLLGATVIILLGVATASFAWILADSPLSLLKGGVLREPTAAIFVPKQAPVMVSLLVNPERLESFGQLIATPANRRRSHQEIKDLEKTLLGKTGLNYQKEIKPWLGEEITLAVTSLDFDRDTDNGIQPGYLLAIESKDGERAKEFLQASYSKQAVSGKFDLVFEPYKGINLIYQRPLTAGDNNRFLASAVVGDTVLFANNIKVLREALNNVQVPDLNLKNSPDYQEAIKNITEPRIAIVYGNLPTLSAWIANQPVPESPEAKQRLATAFTLKSGGIVAQTALIGVLGQDNQAPILSSPVGALSFISENSLVVAASRDLNRFWTQVEEGLEADSPLQELITQVLNRFQSPLGLNLPEDVFSWVRGEYSLALVPSSKGMEPDSVFVGERVMGVEVDNAIEHLDELARSRGYNVVNLPLLDRSVTAWTKLTTAVPGGKAQLETIVTGVHTRVDNYEIIASSVEAMGLALSAQKNPILSSGKFRQAITALPAENDGYFYVDWRQLQPVIEAKFPIVRVLELSIKPLFNNLRSLTISSQGSDNSVRRGTIFFNLGVKS; from the coding sequence GTGAAATTGCGATCGTTTTTCTATCTTTTAGGTGCGACGGTAATCATTCTCCTAGGAGTCGCTACAGCCAGTTTTGCTTGGATTCTCGCCGATAGTCCGCTGTCTTTGCTCAAAGGTGGGGTGCTGCGGGAACCGACGGCGGCGATTTTTGTGCCGAAACAGGCCCCGGTTATGGTATCCCTGTTGGTCAATCCCGAACGTTTGGAGTCTTTTGGTCAATTAATCGCTACACCGGCTAATCGACGACGTTCCCACCAAGAAATTAAGGATTTAGAAAAAACTCTCCTCGGTAAAACGGGATTGAATTATCAAAAGGAAATCAAACCTTGGTTAGGGGAGGAAATTACCCTCGCTGTTACTTCCCTAGATTTCGATCGCGATACCGATAATGGTATCCAACCGGGTTATCTTTTGGCAATTGAAAGTAAAGATGGTGAACGCGCTAAGGAATTTCTGCAAGCTTCCTACTCAAAACAGGCGGTTTCGGGCAAATTTGACCTCGTTTTTGAACCCTACAAGGGAATTAACCTCATTTATCAACGTCCCTTGACCGCGGGAGATAATAATCGTTTTCTCGCTAGTGCCGTGGTGGGGGATACGGTGCTTTTTGCCAATAATATCAAGGTTTTGCGCGAGGCACTTAATAACGTGCAAGTACCGGATTTAAACCTAAAAAATAGCCCCGATTACCAAGAAGCAATAAAAAATATCACTGAACCGCGTATAGCTATAGTTTACGGCAATTTACCCACGTTATCGGCTTGGATCGCCAATCAACCCGTCCCGGAGAGTCCCGAAGCAAAACAACGATTAGCCACGGCTTTTACGCTCAAATCCGGGGGAATAGTCGCTCAAACCGCCTTAATTGGGGTCTTAGGACAGGATAACCAAGCCCCAATTTTATCTAGTCCCGTGGGAGCATTATCTTTTATCAGCGAAAATAGCCTTGTAGTCGCCGCTAGTCGCGATTTAAATCGTTTTTGGACTCAGGTAGAGGAGGGGTTAGAAGCAGATAGTCCCCTACAGGAATTAATAACACAGGTCTTAAACCGCTTCCAGTCGCCTTTAGGTTTAAATTTGCCTGAAGACGTTTTTAGCTGGGTTAGAGGCGAATATAGCCTCGCTCTCGTGCCTAGTTCAAAGGGGATGGAACCCGATAGTGTTTTTGTAGGGGAACGGGTGATGGGAGTAGAGGTGGACAATGCGATCGAGCATTTGGATGAGTTAGCCCGCAGTCGCGGCTATAATGTGGTTAATCTGCCTTTACTCGATCGATCGGTGACAGCTTGGACAAAGTTAACCACGGCAGTCCCAGGGGGAAAAGCGCAACTAGAGACGATCGTGACGGGAGTGCATACGAGAGTCGATAATTATGAGATTATCGCTAGTTCTGTGGAAGCGATGGGTTTAGCTTTATCTGCACAGAAAAACCCGATTTTAAGCAGTGGTAAGTTTCGACAGGCAATTACTGCTCTACCTGCGGAAAATGATGGTTATTTTTACGTCGATTGGCGACAATTACAGCCAGTTATCGAGGCAAAATTCCCGATCGTGCGGGTGTTAGAATTATCCATTAAGCCTTTATTTAATAATCTGCGTTCTCTTACCATTAGCAGCCAAGGTAGTGATAATTCTGTGCGTCGGGGAACGATTTTCTTTAATCTGGGAGTGAAATCTTAA
- the petJ gene encoding cytochrome c6 PetJ — MKRLLISLCLLLAVVTFGMARPALADGASIFSANCASCHMGGKNVVNAAKTLKKEDLVKYGKDSVEAIVTQVTKGMGAMPAFGGRLSAEDIETVANYVLAQAEKGW, encoded by the coding sequence GTGAAAAGATTATTAATTTCCCTGTGCTTGCTCTTGGCTGTGGTTACATTCGGTATGGCTCGTCCCGCTTTAGCTGATGGGGCTTCGATTTTCAGTGCTAACTGCGCTTCCTGCCACATGGGCGGTAAAAACGTGGTTAATGCCGCTAAAACCCTGAAAAAAGAGGATTTAGTTAAATACGGCAAAGATTCCGTTGAAGCTATCGTTACCCAAGTTACCAAAGGTATGGGGGCGATGCCTGCTTTCGGTGGTCGTCTCAGCGCTGAAGATATCGAAACTGTAGCTAATTATGTCCTCGCTCAAGCGGAAAAAGGCTGGTAA
- the petE gene encoding plastocyanin, giving the protein MKKLGLLVATVVLVVSSFFFNTAAAAAETFTVKMGGDAGTLQFDPPTLTIKAGDTVKWVNNKLSPHNIVFDSTKVPEAQASKLSHKGLAFSAGESFESTFSELGTYTYYCEPHRGAGMVGTITVE; this is encoded by the coding sequence ATGAAAAAATTAGGTTTATTGGTCGCTACCGTGGTGCTAGTCGTCTCTAGCTTCTTCTTCAACACTGCCGCCGCTGCTGCGGAAACCTTCACGGTTAAGATGGGCGGTGATGCAGGTACACTACAATTTGATCCCCCCACCCTGACTATTAAAGCAGGAGATACGGTGAAATGGGTCAATAACAAACTTTCTCCCCATAACATAGTTTTCGATAGCACCAAAGTTCCCGAAGCTCAAGCCAGCAAATTATCCCACAAAGGTCTGGCTTTTTCCGCCGGTGAGTCCTTTGAAAGCACTTTCAGCGAACTGGGTACTTACACCTACTACTGCGAACCCCATCGCGGCGCCGGTATGGTCGGAACGATTACCGTTGAGTAA
- a CDS encoding succinate dehydrogenase/fumarate reductase flavoprotein subunit has product MKEHDVVIVGGGLAGCRAALEIKRLNPTIDVAVVAKTHPIRSHSVAAQGGIAAALQNVDPKDNPKAHAYDTVKGSDFLADQDAVDILTREAPEVIIELEHLGVLFSRLEDGRIAQRAFGGHSHNRACYAADKTGHAMLHELVSNLGRNQVKIYDEWYVLRLILEEGTAKGVVMYQIATGQIEILRAKAIMFGTGGYGRVYNTTSNDFACTGDGLALSAKAGIPLEDMEFVQFHPTGLYPVGVLISEAVRGEGAYLINSAGRRFMEDYAPSRMELAPRDITSRAITLEIRAGRGVNLDGSAGGPFVYLDLRHLGREKIMSRIPFCWEEAHRLVGVDAVEEPMPVRPTVHYCMGGIPVNTDGRVRLSADTLTEGFFSAGECSCVSVHGANRLGSNSLLECVVYGRRTGKSIAKYVEKRAFPVFNPDIYLQEAKEQITALLTKKGTIRIGQLRQQFQDCMTQHCGVFRTEATMREGIKQIGELKRQYEQIYLDDTGDCWNTELIEAWELQSLMVVGEIILTSALNRQESRGAHSREDFPQRDDQNFLQHTLAYYSPDRIDINYMPVVIQDFTPVERKY; this is encoded by the coding sequence ATGAAAGAACACGATGTCGTTATAGTGGGCGGTGGGTTAGCAGGATGCCGCGCCGCCTTAGAAATCAAACGCCTCAACCCGACTATCGATGTTGCTGTCGTTGCCAAAACCCACCCAATTCGTTCCCACTCCGTCGCTGCCCAGGGAGGTATCGCCGCCGCCCTGCAAAACGTTGACCCCAAAGATAATCCCAAGGCCCACGCCTACGATACTGTCAAAGGTTCCGATTTTCTGGCTGACCAGGATGCGGTGGATATCCTCACCCGAGAAGCCCCCGAAGTTATCATCGAATTGGAACATCTAGGCGTGTTATTCTCCCGTCTCGAAGATGGACGCATTGCCCAAAGAGCCTTTGGCGGTCACAGCCATAACCGGGCCTGTTACGCCGCCGATAAAACCGGTCACGCCATGCTGCACGAATTAGTCAGCAATTTAGGCCGTAATCAGGTAAAAATCTACGATGAATGGTACGTTTTGCGTCTTATCCTCGAAGAAGGTACAGCTAAAGGAGTAGTTATGTACCAAATCGCCACCGGACAGATAGAAATCCTCCGGGCAAAAGCAATTATGTTCGGGACGGGGGGCTATGGTCGCGTTTATAACACCACCTCCAACGATTTCGCCTGTACGGGAGACGGTTTAGCTTTATCGGCAAAAGCGGGTATTCCCCTAGAAGACATGGAATTTGTCCAATTTCACCCCACTGGACTCTATCCCGTCGGTGTTTTAATCTCGGAAGCAGTCCGGGGTGAAGGAGCTTATTTAATCAATAGCGCAGGTCGTCGTTTTATGGAAGACTATGCCCCCTCGCGCATGGAATTGGCCCCCCGGGACATCACTTCCCGGGCCATTACCCTAGAAATTCGCGCCGGCCGGGGGGTAAATCTGGACGGTAGCGCCGGAGGCCCCTTTGTCTATCTGGATTTACGCCATTTAGGCCGGGAAAAAATTATGAGTCGGATTCCTTTCTGTTGGGAGGAGGCCCACCGTCTCGTCGGTGTCGATGCGGTAGAGGAACCGATGCCTGTACGTCCTACAGTTCACTATTGTATGGGAGGCATTCCCGTTAATACCGATGGTCGCGTTCGCTTAAGTGCCGATACCCTCACCGAAGGCTTTTTCTCCGCTGGGGAATGTTCCTGTGTCTCCGTTCACGGGGCCAATCGTTTGGGCAGTAATTCCCTGTTAGAATGTGTGGTCTATGGGAGAAGAACCGGCAAATCGATCGCTAAATACGTCGAAAAACGCGCTTTTCCCGTCTTTAATCCCGATATTTACCTTCAGGAGGCTAAAGAGCAAATCACCGCTCTATTGACCAAAAAAGGCACGATTCGCATCGGTCAACTACGTCAGCAATTCCAAGACTGTATGACCCAACATTGCGGCGTTTTTCGCACCGAAGCGACCATGCGCGAGGGAATTAAACAAATCGGCGAATTAAAGCGCCAATACGAGCAGATTTACCTCGATGATACGGGGGATTGCTGGAATACGGAACTAATCGAGGCCTGGGAATTACAAAGTCTCATGGTAGTGGGGGAAATTATCCTCACCTCTGCCCTCAATCGTCAAGAAAGCCGAGGGGCCCATTCCCGCGAGGATTTTCCCCAACGGGATGACCAAAATTTTCTTCAGCATACCCTCGCCTATTATTCCCCCGACCGCATCGATATCAACTATATGCCCGTGGTGATTCAGGATTTCACCCCCGTGGAACGTAAGTATTAA